A region of the Methylobacterium nodulans ORS 2060 genome:
GCCGTCTCGATCGGCACGCAGACACTTCAGGTCCGGTCCGAAGGCTTCGCGCAAGGGGCCCGAAAGGGTCCATCATCGCCCGGTCCTCCGGAAGCGTTCGAGAGAGAAGCGGCCCTTGCGGATTGCCGGTGCGTTTCGACCGGATATGACTCGAGCGATGTGATCGAACGCGCTGCAGGCCCGGGCTTTCGCGGAGACGTCCGCAACCAATCGGCCCTCGTTCGCCGCCGTGCTGAAGACCGAAGCTTCGAAAGGGATGCAGGCCGCCGGCTCGAGTTCGAGCGCCGCGGCGAACTTGTCGACCTTGATCTCGGCCCGCTTCGGAACCCCGACCTGATTGAGCACGAGCTTCGGAAGCGCATCGTTCGGGCGCGCCTGCGTCAGAAAGCTGATCAGGTTCTTGGCATTTCGGAGGCTTGTCAGATCAGGAGTGGCCGTGATGACCACCTCGTCTGCAGCCAGCAAGGTGCTCTTCGCCCAGGGCATCCAGACATGAGGAAGATCCAGCACCACAAAGGGCACACTCGCCTGCGCGACCTCGATCAGACGCTCGAAGGCGCCTCCGTCCAAATCATGGCAATGATCCAAGGTGGCCGGAGCGCTCAGGACCGAGAGATGCTCCCCGGACTTCGTCAGCAGACGCTCCAGCAGTACATCGTCGAGCCGGCCTGTGTTTGCCAACGCATCCGCGATGCCTTGGCCCTTTTCCTGATCCAGGTTGAGCGCGAGGCTCGCACTGCCGAACGGCAAGTCCAGATCCGCCAGGATCACCTCGGTGTCGTAGGATCGGGCGATGGCCGCGGCCACATTATGGGCGACCACCGACGATCCGACGCCGCCCTTCGCGCCGATGAAGGCCAAGCTTCGGCCGAGCTTGCTCGCACCAGCGTCGCGGTAGAGCTGTGCGACAGCAGCGATGAGGCCCACCGGTTCGACAGGAGCCACAAGATACTCGCTGATGCCTCGGTCGAGGAGTTCGCGGTAGAGCCTGATGTCATTGACCTTCCCGATGACCACGACCTTCGTGCTGCGGTCGCAGACCTCGGCCAAGATCTCGAGGTCCGCCAAAAGGCGGCTTCCGGCGTCGCTCGCCTCCAAAACCAGGAGATTCGGCGTCGTTGCTTGGCGGTAATGTGCGGCTGCGGCGGGAATGCCGCCGGGATACACGCTGGCATGGGCACGCGACATCCGCCGGTCGGCGAAAGCCGCCTCCAGCGTGGCTGCCGTTTCCGGCGTATCACAGAATGCGTGCACCGAGATCTGCGGGACCCGCAGTGTATCCAGGGTCTGGGCTCGGCAGCCTTGCGGCGCCGGAGCGGTGATCTTGAAAGCGAGGTTCGTCATCGTCCTGAAGGGCCCTGAATCTTTGGCGGATCGCGCGAGCGTGTCGCGGCACTCACTGCTGCATCAAAACTGTGGAGCTCCGTTACTGGATCTTCACGACTTCGCTGCGTCCACCTCGGATGACGCGTACGGTCTGGATCCTCTCTTCCGTAGCAGCCGTCGGGACTTCGTTGCTGTCGGCGGCGGAGCGGAGCGAAAGCGAGAGTGTGCCGGCAGCTTCGGCAGCCGCCAAGATCTCCGCCTGCCGCGAATCCAGCTCGAGAGTGGCCGTCTTGCCGATGACGACGGATTTCCCTTTGCCTTTATCGGCCTTTTGCGCTTCGTCGACCGTCTGATCGATGGCGAGCACG
Encoded here:
- a CDS encoding AAA family ATPase; protein product: MTNLAFKITAPAPQGCRAQTLDTLRVPQISVHAFCDTPETAATLEAAFADRRMSRAHASVYPGGIPAAAAHYRQATTPNLLVLEASDAGSRLLADLEILAEVCDRSTKVVVIGKVNDIRLYRELLDRGISEYLVAPVEPVGLIAAVAQLYRDAGASKLGRSLAFIGAKGGVGSSVVAHNVAAAIARSYDTEVILADLDLPFGSASLALNLDQEKGQGIADALANTGRLDDVLLERLLTKSGEHLSVLSAPATLDHCHDLDGGAFERLIEVAQASVPFVVLDLPHVWMPWAKSTLLAADEVVITATPDLTSLRNAKNLISFLTQARPNDALPKLVLNQVGVPKRAEIKVDKFAAALELEPAACIPFEASVFSTAANEGRLVADVSAKARACSAFDHIARVISGRNAPAIRKGRFSLERFRRTGR